One window from the genome of Bernardetia sp. encodes:
- a CDS encoding alpha/beta hydrolase: MKIHKLLNMERKSIQTSRLQISYLETQSKASQTVVFIHGNASSSVYWKGTMNALDEKFRGIAPDLRGYGDTQDVLIDATKGMSDWVEDLQALLEKLDIKKYHIVGHSLGGAFIFSLIAKYSEQVLSATLINPGSPFGFGGTKDEKGTPCFPDFAGSGGGIVNPEFANLIAQNDKSTDNPQASPRIVMNSFYWKPPFRPESEEELLDGLLSQKVGENKYPGDFIPSSNYPFVAPGKYGSINSASPKYIKDTISNFLNSTSKPPILWVRGSDDQIVSDNSLFDLGTLGKMGVIPNYPGEKVFPPQPMVSQTRYVLEQYKQNGGNYTEFVIEDTGHSPYIEKPDVFDKKFHEFLNGIA, encoded by the coding sequence ATGAAAATACACAAACTCTTAAACATGGAAAGAAAATCTATTCAAACCTCACGATTACAAATCAGTTATTTAGAGACGCAAAGTAAAGCAAGCCAAACAGTAGTTTTTATACATGGAAATGCTTCTTCATCAGTCTATTGGAAAGGAACTATGAATGCTTTAGATGAAAAATTCAGAGGAATTGCGCCAGACCTAAGAGGATATGGAGATACACAAGATGTACTTATAGATGCTACCAAAGGCATGAGTGATTGGGTAGAAGATTTGCAAGCCCTATTAGAAAAGCTAGATATAAAAAAATATCATATTGTAGGACACTCACTAGGAGGAGCTTTTATATTTTCTCTAATAGCAAAATATAGCGAACAGGTTTTATCTGCCACGCTCATCAACCCTGGCTCTCCTTTTGGCTTTGGAGGAACAAAAGACGAAAAAGGAACTCCTTGTTTTCCTGATTTTGCTGGCTCGGGTGGGGGAATTGTGAATCCTGAATTTGCAAACTTAATAGCACAAAATGATAAAAGCACAGACAATCCTCAGGCATCTCCTAGAATAGTAATGAACAGCTTCTACTGGAAACCTCCATTTCGACCTGAGAGTGAAGAGGAATTATTAGACGGATTGCTGAGTCAAAAGGTAGGAGAGAACAAATATCCAGGGGATTTTATTCCTTCTAGCAATTATCCTTTTGTCGCTCCAGGCAAGTATGGTTCTATCAACTCGGCTTCTCCTAAATATATAAAGGATACTATATCTAATTTTTTGAATAGCACTTCTAAACCTCCAATACTATGGGTACGAGGTTCAGATGACCAAATTGTATCAGATAACTCACTATTTGACTTGGGAACATTGGGAAAAATGGGTGTAATCCCAAATTATCCTGGAGAGAAAGTATTTCCTCCTCAACCTATGGTAAGCCAAACTAGATATGTATTGGAACAATACAAGCAAAATGGAGGTAATTATACCGAATTTGTTATTGAAGATACAGGACATAGTCCTTACATAGAAAAACCTGATGTTTTTGATAAAAAATTTCATGAGTTTTTGAACGGCATAGCCTAA
- a CDS encoding N-acetylmuramoyl-L-alanine amidase: MRKTLFSTCLLTTLLILSSAFTSSNSLSLGGGEEKFVPKTNVASKLLSDRCSHNRSADANITHVMLHFCSNAAQNPTNPYNLKDILNIFETYKVSAHYIIDREGVIHHLVNENRAAHHAGKGHLSHEAHRHNDLNGRSIGIEMMAIGTQSEMSKFISTASYSKIDKNDIGFTEAQYKALDRLLKDIESRHTDISHDRQHIVGHDEYAPSRRSDPGSLFDWAKIGLAAN; the protein is encoded by the coding sequence ATGAGAAAAACATTGTTTTCTACTTGCTTACTCACTACTTTACTTATACTTTCATCAGCTTTTACTTCTTCAAATTCTCTTTCTTTAGGTGGTGGAGAAGAAAAATTTGTTCCTAAAACAAATGTAGCTTCCAAACTTCTATCAGATAGATGTTCTCACAATCGTTCAGCAGATGCCAATATCACACACGTAATGCTTCATTTTTGTAGCAATGCAGCTCAAAACCCAACCAACCCATACAATTTAAAAGATATTCTAAATATATTTGAAACCTACAAAGTTTCAGCACATTATATTATTGATAGAGAGGGAGTTATTCATCACTTAGTCAATGAAAACCGTGCAGCTCACCACGCAGGAAAAGGACATTTGTCGCACGAAGCTCATCGCCACAACGACCTCAATGGGCGTTCGATAGGAATAGAAATGATGGCTATCGGAACACAATCTGAAATGTCAAAATTTATTTCTACGGCTTCTTACTCAAAAATAGATAAAAATGATATTGGTTTTACAGAAGCACAATATAAAGCGTTAGACCGTTTGTTAAAAGATATTGAAAGCCGTCATACAGATATTAGCCACGACCGTCAGCATATTGTAGGACACGACGAATATGCACCTTCACGTCGTAGCGACCCAGGAAGTTTATTTGATTGGGCAAAAATTGGTTTGGCAGCAAACTAA
- a CDS encoding TIGR02452 family protein, producing MQKSKRIAIAKDTVKIIEDGFYINQKNKKVDISEIQKYSQLNSELFEEEDNSMLKEHYQPLPNNITKFSTQNESVMVVIDNFLKEKKAPVFCLNFASAKNIGGGFLTGAQAQEESIARVTGLSACCFEFFDEYYQFHRGRKTMLYTDTMIYSPDVPIFKNDEGEYLDTPQKISILTSAAVNAGVVRRQEPKRIDKIIPTMYQRTEKVLAIAHQKGYKYLVLGAWGCGVFQNIPIDIATIFHELLTGKFENCFEEVVFAIKTNQEKIISPFEKYF from the coding sequence ATGCAAAAATCCAAACGAATAGCCATTGCCAAAGATACTGTCAAGATAATTGAAGATGGTTTTTATATCAATCAAAAAAACAAAAAAGTAGATATCTCTGAGATTCAAAAATATTCTCAACTAAATTCAGAGCTTTTTGAAGAGGAAGATAATTCAATGCTAAAAGAACATTATCAGCCATTGCCAAATAATATTACAAAATTTTCTACTCAAAATGAGTCAGTAATGGTTGTGATTGACAATTTTCTGAAAGAGAAAAAAGCCCCTGTTTTTTGTCTAAATTTTGCTTCTGCTAAAAATATAGGAGGTGGATTTCTGACAGGCGCACAGGCACAAGAAGAATCGATTGCACGAGTAACAGGACTTAGTGCGTGCTGCTTTGAGTTTTTTGATGAATATTATCAGTTTCATCGTGGGAGAAAAACGATGCTATACACCGACACAATGATTTATTCTCCAGATGTTCCAATTTTTAAAAACGATGAAGGAGAATATTTAGATACGCCTCAAAAGATAAGCATTCTGACTTCGGCTGCCGTCAATGCTGGTGTAGTGCGAAGGCAAGAACCCAAACGAATTGATAAAATCATTCCTACGATGTATCAGCGCACTGAAAAAGTCTTGGCGATTGCTCATCAAAAAGGATATAAATATTTAGTTTTGGGAGCGTGGGGCTGTGGTGTTTTTCAAAACATTCCTATCGATATTGCTACTATCTTCCACGAGCTTCTGACTGGAAAATTTGAAAACTGCTTTGAAGAAGTCGTCTTTGCCATCAAGACCAATCAAGAAAAAATAATCAGTCCTTTTGAAAAATATTTCTAA
- the rfbD gene encoding dTDP-4-dehydrorhamnose reductase: MILVTGANGQLGQELQALQKAYPFEFHFTDTDKLDITHTNRVNELFDLQHFDYCINAAAYTAVDASENDKLSAYEVNVVGTTNLAKACEKHGVRLIHISTDFVFDGNKCTPYTEADEPNPKGVYGTSKWQGEKNILQHNPHTIILRTAWLYSSFGKNFLKTMLSLADKNPLNVVYDQVGSPTYARDLANAILQIILKLEEKRFVEPHLWGTYHYSNEGIASWYDFAHAIFELSKQTKDKKVNLQPIRSAQFPTSAERPSYSVLDKQKIKEHFDIEIPHWRDALKRCLKKV; this comes from the coding sequence ATGATTTTAGTAACAGGAGCAAACGGACAACTTGGACAAGAACTTCAAGCCCTTCAAAAAGCCTATCCCTTCGAATTTCACTTTACAGATACTGATAAGCTAGATATTACACACACCAACCGTGTAAACGAGCTTTTCGATCTCCAACATTTTGATTATTGCATCAATGCAGCAGCTTATACAGCCGTAGATGCTTCTGAAAATGATAAACTTTCGGCGTATGAAGTTAATGTAGTCGGAACGACCAATCTTGCCAAAGCCTGTGAAAAACATGGGGTTCGTCTGATTCATATCTCTACAGATTTTGTTTTTGATGGTAATAAATGTACGCCCTACACAGAAGCAGATGAGCCTAATCCTAAAGGAGTATATGGCACTTCCAAATGGCAGGGAGAAAAAAATATCTTACAACATAATCCACACACTATTATTTTGCGTACGGCTTGGTTGTATTCTAGCTTTGGAAAGAATTTTCTCAAAACAATGCTTTCTTTAGCTGACAAAAATCCTTTAAACGTTGTCTATGACCAAGTAGGAAGTCCAACGTATGCAAGAGATTTAGCTAATGCTATTCTACAAATTATCTTGAAACTAGAAGAAAAACGTTTTGTAGAACCACATCTTTGGGGAACATACCATTATTCTAACGAAGGCATAGCTAGTTGGTACGACTTTGCCCACGCTATTTTCGAACTCTCTAAGCAAACAAAAGATAAAAAAGTAAATCTACAACCTATTCGTTCTGCACAGTTTCCAACCTCAGCCGAACGTCCTTCGTATAGTGTATTAGATAAACAAAAAATCAAAGAGCATTTTGATATTGAAATCCCTCATTGGAGAGATGCCTTGAAACGATGTTTGAAGAAGGTATAA
- a CDS encoding DinB family protein codes for MKIAASELTQNLIGEIRTILGKAEHLNNLSDDELNERPHSESWTVLECIEHLNRYSEFYLEEIEKRIDAKMDTNKKMDKKSIDNYIFKSGFLGNYSANSMLPNQTGKKAGQINKMTTFKDKDPIHSGVNRKVLETFIDDQNEFIRLLEKSKNINLNKTKVSLTIPLLKFNLGDTFRFVINHQIRHFLQIENILKNTKELVA; via the coding sequence ATGAAAATAGCAGCATCAGAACTAACACAAAATTTGATAGGAGAAATAAGAACTATTTTAGGGAAAGCAGAACATCTGAACAACCTCTCCGATGATGAGCTAAACGAAAGACCACATTCAGAAAGCTGGACAGTTTTAGAATGTATAGAACATTTAAACAGATACAGCGAATTTTATTTGGAGGAAATAGAAAAGCGAATTGATGCCAAAATGGATACAAATAAAAAGATGGATAAGAAAAGTATAGACAATTATATTTTCAAAAGTGGCTTTTTAGGAAACTATTCTGCCAACTCTATGCTTCCCAACCAAACAGGAAAAAAAGCTGGACAAATCAATAAAATGACAACTTTCAAAGACAAAGACCCTATTCATAGTGGTGTAAATAGAAAAGTATTAGAAACATTTATAGATGACCAAAATGAATTTATACGTCTCTTAGAAAAATCAAAGAATATAAATCTTAATAAAACAAAGGTTTCTCTTACCATTCCCCTTCTAAAATTTAACTTAGGAGACACGTTTCGTTTTGTAATTAACCATCAGATAAGACATTTCTTACAGATTGAAAATATCTTGAAAAACACAAAAGAACTTGTTGCCTAA